CCGAAATTCCAATTTTGCCGCATTTGTACGTTTGAAGGACATAGAGCCATGAAAGTCCGCAGCTCGCTGAAATCGCTGAAAAACCGTCATCGGGATTGCCAGGTGGTTCGCCGCAAAGGTCGCCTCTACGTGATCAACAAGACCGATCCTCGTTTCAAGGCCCGCCAAGGCTAAGTGACGCCGATGGCTGCGCTTCGTCCCGATGCAGCGCGCCGTCCTGACAGTTTCATAATGTCATGGCCTCTTGCCCTGCCGGGCGAGGGGCTTCATTTTGTCCGGGTGAAAGCTCTTCTCATAGTCTTGCTGGTTGCGTTGCTCGTCTCGCCGGCCTTTGCGCAGGTTGAAACGGACGATGAGCCGCCGGACCGTGAGAGAGTCGAGATTTCACCTCTGCCCCCTCTGGTGCTCGATCCCGAACCGCTGGTCCCGCCGAATCTGGATTTGCCGCCGCCCGCGCCCCTGCCAGAAGCCGAACCCGAAACAGAATCTGAAGGCGATCCACTCGAGGACATTATCCTGGACGCACCGACCACGGATTCGGCGGCCGATTCCACCGAGATTCCAGAGGCACCCGACTATTCCCGCCTGTCCTCGAACGAGGAACGCGCCGCCAGACTGGACGATATGTTTGCGCGTCTGTCCGAAGCCGAAACCGAGGAAGCGGGCAATCTGATCGCCGAAGAAATCTGGGCCGTCTGGCTCGATAGCGGCAGTGCGTCGGTTAATCTTGTGCTCCGTCGCGGAGCGGCGGCGCAGACGGGCGATAGGACCGAACTGGCCCGGACACTGTTCGACCATGTAACCCGTCTGGAGCCCGATTTTGCCGAAGGCTGGGCCCGGTCTTCGCGCCTGGCGCTGGAGGAAGGCGATTTCTCCCGTGCGGTCGGTGAAGCGATCCGCGCCCTATCACTGGAACCGCGCCATTTCTACGCGCTCTGGACGTTAGGCAATGTGCTGGAACGGATGGGACGCTTTGACGAAGCCCTCGAGGCCTATCAGGAAGCCAGTCGCCTCTATCCGACGCTGACGTCGGTCTCGGAGCGGGTGACGGCACTCGAACTCAGACTTGGCGGGGCGGTCCTCTAGTCGGAGAAGACGCCGGCGACGTCCATTCGCGACTCAATACCGGCCTCGCTAGCGGACCAGTGATCAAAGGTTTCTGCCCCGCTTAGTCCTGCATCGCGGGCGATCGCCGCAATACGTCCCATACCGGAAAAGCGCGTGTCTGGCAGATGATCGGCGATGGGATCGGCGAAAGCCGTATCAGGATCGATAATGGTCCAGCCATCGGCGCGCAGGGCCGCCACCATGTCGACCGTGAATGCCGCCGCCAGATCGTTTTCATGCAGGAGCAGGACTTGCGCCGGGCGTCGCCCGAGGACGGCTATGCTCATCGCGTCATAATGATTGGCCGCTTCGACCACCATATCGCTATATATTCGAGACAGAGCCGCACGGTCGACGGACCGACCGTCCCGAACCGCCTGCTGCCACAACCGCTCCATATGCCAGTCATATGTGTCGACTGTGACATAACCGCTTATCAGGCCGCGCGCTTTCAGCGCGCCCCGCAAAGCATCGCGCTTGGCAAGAGCAAGTCCGGCTTCACCGCGCCCGCCCTCATCCAGAAAGGGAAAGCGGAACCAGTTGCGCCGATTGGCAAAGCCGTCCAGGTTCGTCTCGGCGCGGTCGATATCGGCAATATAGGCGTCCGTGTCCGTCCGGCTGGCCCAAGGGTGGCTATGGCTGTGATTGGCGATCAGATGCCCCGCCGCCGCATAGGCCTGAGTGCGCGCGCGACCTTCATGCCTGTCGAGGCCCTGAGTGGTCACGAATATCGCGACCGGTCCAGTGTCAGCTGCGTCCCAGGCGTTCAACAGCGCCTGCGTGCGCGCGGGGCCCGAAAAAATCGCGCCGTCACCGCGCGGCGCATCATCATAGGTCAGGGCGATCCGTTTGCGCCCGGGCCCATCCTTCATGACCGTGTCTGCGGTCGCCGTGTCCGGCATTGTCTGAGTCTTTCCTGACGGGGCGCAAGCCAGCACAAGGCTTGCGACAAGGAGGACGACGAAATGGAAGCGGGACCGGAGCATGCCGCCTCGCCTAGCCGACAGGGCGATAAGCGCAAGCGGCCTGTTGCGCCGCGCGAAAAGCCCGCTACAGGGCCTTCCCATGCCCGTTCCTACACTCGTTCTGAATTTCGGCCATTCGGTTCTGCGCTCGCTGTCTGATTATACGGATGCGGCGTCGGAGATTTATCGCCATTACCGCATGGGTCAGAATATCGTCGCCGTGACGTCCGCTCAGGGCGATCAGACGGATGTACTGCTGGCCGAAGCGCGCCGGATCGGACCCGAAGGCATGTCCGATGGCGGCGGTGCCTCGAACCTGCCGGAATTGCTGCAGCTGGGCGAACGTCGCTCTGCTGCGCTGCTGGCGCTGGCGCTTGAGCGGATTGGCGCGCCCGCTTTCGTGCGGCAGGCCCGGGATCTGGGTCTGACGGCAATGGGCGATCCGATGAATGCGGAACTGACGGGGCTGAATAGCGGACAGCTGATGCAGGACCTCAAGGATCACGACATCGTGGTGATGCCGGGGTTCGTCGCGATCGGGGACAAGGATCGCGCGGTCCTGCTCGGGCAGGGAGGCTCGGATCTGACGGCACTCTATGTCGCCGATCAGCTCGGTGCCCCGGCGCTGCTGCTCAAGGATGTGGACGGGGTGTATGACCGGGATCCGAAGGAAAGGTCGGACGCGCCGCTCCGCCGTTACGAGCGTGTGTCCTACGCCGATGTCCGTCGCAAGGCTGGACCGCTGATCGCGTCGCGTGCGCTCGACTATGCGGAAGGGGTCGGACAGCGCTTTCGCATCGGCACACCGGGATCGGCCATTTCCACGCAGGTCGGCGATGTGTCGGATCCGCCAGTTGCGGCGTCCAGGCCGCGCAAGCTGCGGATTGCGATGATGGGGCTCGGGATTGTCGGCGGCGGCGTCTGGCGCCGCGTAGCCGACCATGCGGACCGGTTCGAGATTGTCCGGGTGATGGTCCGAAGCCCGGAAAAATATATCGATCAGGGCTATCCGGAAGCGATTTTGACGACTGACGCTGCCGATCTGTTCGCCGCTGAACCGGACATTTTCATTGATGTCTCCGGGCCGATCGAACCGGCTCTCGGTCTGACTCGGGACATGCTGTCGCGCGGTGTGCATGTCGTCTCCGCCAACAAGCAGGCGATCGCCGCAGGCGGACAGGATCTGCTGGATCATTCGGCGGCATCACAGGCGCGATTGCTGTTTTCATCAGCGGCAGGTGGCGGCATGCCGGTGCTGGAAATGTGTCTTCGCGAAAGGGGGAGGATCGCGCGCGTCGAAGCCTTGCTCAATGGGACGACCAATTTCATGCTCGGTGAAATGGACGGCGGCATGTCCTATGCAGACGCGCTGCAAATCGCGCAGGATCGCGGCTATGCAGAGGCCGATCCGACGGCCGATGTAGATGGCCATGATGCAGCGGCGAAAATCAGACTGGTCAGCCTGCTCGGTTTCGGAAAACAGATCAGCCCGAACCAGATCGAGCGCGATACGCTGGCCCTGGTCGATGCGCGCAAGAAACCCGGGACCGTGCTGAAACGCGTGGCCCGTGTCTCAGCCGATACGGGAGAGCTGATCGCTGATCTACGTCTGCGGGCTTTATCGCCCAATAATTTTCTAGCCAAGGCGGACGGCGAAGACGCCCATGCCGTGTTCGATTTCACGGATGGCGACCGCTATGTCATTCGCGGTAAGGGCGCCGGTCGCTGGCCGACGACGGAAGCAGTCCTTGCGGATCTCTACGATCTGTCGAACGAAACGGGACCGGCATAGAGGCCGCCGTCGTCGCCTGATCACGCCTTGGCGTCATCTTTTTTCGGAACCGCTTCAGTCATCCGGGCGTCACACTTCTGTCAATCAGTGTAAGGATGACATCATAGCGCTGCAGTCAACATTATCACGAACATCAATCCGGCTCCGAGCTGATTGCGTCGCCGTATGAGCGCGGATCCCTCTGCTGACAGAAAGAACCGTGCAGACGGACGTCTGGCTAAGCTCCGTTCGTTGATGAAGAGCCCGTGGATCATGGGCCTGATGATCATCGCCCTGGGGTGGGCGCTCTGGCAGGTCGCCCCACCATCGGAGTGGCAGGCCGCATTCAAGCAGGCCGAACCATCTTGGCTGCTATCCGCGATTCTGATCGTCCTGCCGCATGACATATTGAAGGTCATGCGGATGGAACAATTGGTTCCCTGTGTAAAACCGCACCGCACGCTGCATGCCAAGATTACCTACGGCATGACCTGCGTCGCACAGCTACCCGTCGGAACACTGGGGGGCGATATTTACCGCGTCATGAGATTGGAAGAATGCGGCGCAGCGGCGGAGGACGCGACAGCAGCGACCTTCCTGATGCGAATGATCGGCTTTTCCACTACCTTGGCGATTTCCGGGCTGGCCGGACTTTTCGTACTGGATAGTGCCGTACCGCTAATTGGACCCGTGGTGGCGTTGCTGATCTTGTATCTTCTGGCCTCTTCGCAAAATCCGCCTGCCTTTCTCGGCCGTCTCGTCGAACGGGCAGACGATACGGGTTCCGGTGCCTGGGGGCGATTCCTGTCCGTGGCGGCGCGACTGTTGCGTCATATATTCCGAGCCGGTGCGGCACTGACCCGGGCTCAGATCGGTCGGGTTCTCGGTTTTACGCTGGCGCTTTACGCAGTGCGCGCAGTGCTGGTCTGGTTCTGCCTGCTGGCGGTCGGGTTAGAGGTGAGCTACCCCATCGCTCTTGCAGCTATCGCAATCGGCAATCTCGCCAGCTCCATTCCCAGTCCGGCTGGCAATGTCGGCCTGCGCGAAGGCGGCATGGTCGGGGCGCTGGCAGGCTTTGCCGTGGCGGCGGCTCCTGCGACAATCGCAGCGCTGCTATTCCGTGCGGTCATGATAATCGGAGCGGGGCTGGGCCTGATTGTGGCCAGCATCGTGCACAAGTTGATGGGAAAGCCTGCGGCGCAGCCCGCAACGGATTAGGTCCAGAAGGCCGCTAAGCGAAGATCGCGATCGATTGCATGCCCTCGACGATCAGGTCGCCGCGGCGATTCCAGATCCGCATCACCTGCGACGAGTAGCCGTCCAGCGCCGCGGTCAGTTCGGCCTCGACCTGATACCAGCCATCGTCCGTCTCCGGGTCGCGCAGAATGTTGCAGATCCAGCTCATCGAGCTGACTGGACCGATCTGCTGCATGACCGTAAGGGCGGCTGGCGGTAGAATATCAGCCAGACAGAGCAGAGCCGCTTCGCCTGTGCGAGATGCTTCGTCCGCGTGGCGCGCCCAGCAACGCAAACGCTTGGAAGTGCCGCCGGACATGGGACGGCTACCCGCAATCAGACGGGTCTCGAAGTTCCGGGTGAAGGCCGGAATGAACGGCGAATCACCGCCGAGAAACAGCTCACACGCTTCCGGGTCTGGTGTGTCCGGGGCAGGCAGATCGACATGCAGATGGCTGTCGCGTGCCGCGCCGAAGGAAAACGTCCCGGTGCACACAGTCTTGCCGTCAACAGCGCCGTTTGATTCCATCGTCGTCACGTTCCGGCCCCGACGCAGCAATGTCGTCTCGATCCAAGGTGGCTCGCTGACCGGCCCGGTGAAGTTGATTAGCGCCGAGCGCAGCGGCGGCAGGTCATCGATCCTTGCCTGCGCCCGGACCAGCATTAGCGCCGCGGTCAGTCCGCCATAGGCGGTGCGTCCCTGCTTCCAGCTATCGGGAAGGCGCTCGACCTGCGGGTCGGTGTTCTGGATCAGGTCAGAAAAAGTCGTGCGCATGGGGTCCCTCTAATGCCGGTCTCGGAGCGGCTCTAGCTTCATCCGGGTTTGGATGCCCTGCGGCGTTGAAGCGGGACGGCCCTTGTCTTCCACCAGTTCGATGGACAGAGACGACGGATGACCACACGAACCGCTCTGATCATTGGTGCCGGCGCAGATACGGGCAGCGCCATTGCCCGTGCCTTTGCCAAGGAGGGATATCATGTCTGTGTGACACGGCGACCACGTAATATGCAGCAGCTCGGCGTGCTGGCCGGAGCGATTCGTGCCTTCGGCGGCGCCGCAACGCCCTTCGGCGTCGATGCGCGGAACGATACGGACATGGCCGCGCTGGTCGAACAGATCGAGAGCACCATCGGCCCGATCGAGGTCTGCGTTTTCAATATCGGCGCGAATGTCCGGTTCGAGATCGGGGATACGACGCCACGCGTCTTCAAGAAAGTGTGGGAGATGGCCTGCTATGCAGGCTTCCTGACGGCGCATAATGTGCTGCCGCGCATGGCGGGTCGCGGACGCGGGACTTTCATTTTTACAGGGGCGACCGCCTCCCTGCGGGGCGGTGCGGGCTTCGGGGCGTTTGCGTCCGCCAAGGCGGGACTGCGCAATCTCGCTCAGTCGGCAGCCCGGGAATATGGTCCGCGTAATGTCCATGTCGCTCATGTCGTCGTGGATGGGATGATCGATTCGCGCTTCATCCGGGAGAATGTGCCCAGCGTGGATTCGCTACGGGCGCGGGACCGTATCCTCAATCCGGACCATATCGCACAGAACTATGTCCATCTGCATCGCCAGCACCGCGACGCCTGGACCTTCGAACTCGACCTCAGACCTTATGGAGAGACCTGGTGAAGACACTGGACTTCTATTATGATTTCGGCAGCCCGAATGTCTATCTCGCGTGGAAAGCGCTATCTTCCGTTGAAGGTCTGACGCTCGATCTCAAGCCCGCCCTGATCGGCGGTATTTTCAAGAGCGCCAATAATCAGCCGCCCTGGCAGGCCTTTGCCGGCGTCCCGGCCAAGATGCAGTATATGATGGCTGAGATCCGGCGCTTTGCCTCTCTGTACGGATTGATCGATTTCCGGATGAATCCGCATTTTCCGGTCAATACGCTGCTTGCCATGCGGACGGCGATGGTGGCGCACGAAGACAGTGTCGTCGATCGGTTCTTTCCTGCGGTGCAGACCGCCATGTGGGAAACGGGACGCGACATCGCCAAGCCGGACATTCTGGCGGCGGTTCTCGACGAAGCGGGATTGCCCGGGCACGCCATGGTCGACCGCACGCAGGACGCGGCGATCAAGCAGGCCCTGATGGAGGCGACGCAAGCCGCCGTCGCGCGGGGCCTATTCGGTCTTCCGACCTGGTTCGATCCGGCGGGCGAGATGTATTTCGGCAAGGAGAATTGCTGGATGTTCGGCGCGGAGCCGCTGACCTTGCCCGAAAGCCTGCCCCAGACCTCGCTTGCGACCTCGCCCTCATGAGCGGTCCCGACGTCACCATTCTGGGTGCCGGATCGATCGGCTGTTATCTGGGCGGACGAATGCTGCAGGGCGGCGGGTCCGTGCGCTTCATCGGACGGTCGCGCTATGCGGAGATGATCGCCGCGCAGGGGATGACCTTGAGCCATTATGATGCCGCGCCGGTCACGCTGCACGATATTGCGTTTCATACGGATCAGGCGGCGCTGAACGACGCGACCCTCATTGCCCTATGCGTCAAAAGCCAAGCCACAGCGGAAGCGGCGCAGATGATTCGTGAACAGGCCCCGAAGGCCTGGGTCATTTCGTTCCAGAACGGCGTTTCGAACCTGCCCGCCTTGCGAGAGTCCCTGCCGGGGCAGCGCATCAGCGGGGCCGTCGTGCCGTTCAATGTCACAATGCCAGCGCCGGGACAATTCCACCGCGGGACGGAAGGGGATCTGATTATCGGGCCGGACGCACCTGACGCGTTGATCGACCCGCTGCGCGCGGCAGGGGTGGGTCTTCGCCTCGTCGACGATATTGACGCGCATCTCTGGGCCAAGCTGCTGGTCAATCTGAACAATGCATTGAACGCCCTCTCGGGCGGTCCCTTGCGCGACGGTCTGGTCCAAAAGGATTATCGCCGCGTATTGATCGCCATGATACGTGAAGGGCTGTCCGTAGCAGAGGCGGAGGGTATCGATGTGG
This genomic window from Algimonas porphyrae contains:
- the ykgO gene encoding type B 50S ribosomal protein L36; translated protein: MKVRSSLKSLKNRHRDCQVVRRKGRLYVINKTDPRFKARQG
- a CDS encoding tetratricopeptide repeat protein — its product is MSWPLALPGEGLHFVRVKALLIVLLVALLVSPAFAQVETDDEPPDRERVEISPLPPLVLDPEPLVPPNLDLPPPAPLPEAEPETESEGDPLEDIILDAPTTDSAADSTEIPEAPDYSRLSSNEERAARLDDMFARLSEAETEEAGNLIAEEIWAVWLDSGSASVNLVLRRGAAAQTGDRTELARTLFDHVTRLEPDFAEGWARSSRLALEEGDFSRAVGEAIRALSLEPRHFYALWTLGNVLERMGRFDEALEAYQEASRLYPTLTSVSERVTALELRLGGAVL
- a CDS encoding polysaccharide deacetylase family protein, which produces MLRSRFHFVVLLVASLVLACAPSGKTQTMPDTATADTVMKDGPGRKRIALTYDDAPRGDGAIFSGPARTQALLNAWDAADTGPVAIFVTTQGLDRHEGRARTQAYAAAGHLIANHSHSHPWASRTDTDAYIADIDRAETNLDGFANRRNWFRFPFLDEGGRGEAGLALAKRDALRGALKARGLISGYVTVDTYDWHMERLWQQAVRDGRSVDRAALSRIYSDMVVEAANHYDAMSIAVLGRRPAQVLLLHENDLAAAFTVDMVAALRADGWTIIDPDTAFADPIADHLPDTRFSGMGRIAAIARDAGLSGAETFDHWSASEAGIESRMDVAGVFSD
- a CDS encoding lysylphosphatidylglycerol synthase transmembrane domain-containing protein translates to MSADPSADRKNRADGRLAKLRSLMKSPWIMGLMIIALGWALWQVAPPSEWQAAFKQAEPSWLLSAILIVLPHDILKVMRMEQLVPCVKPHRTLHAKITYGMTCVAQLPVGTLGGDIYRVMRLEECGAAAEDATAATFLMRMIGFSTTLAISGLAGLFVLDSAVPLIGPVVALLILYLLASSQNPPAFLGRLVERADDTGSGAWGRFLSVAARLLRHIFRAGAALTRAQIGRVLGFTLALYAVRAVLVWFCLLAVGLEVSYPIALAAIAIGNLASSIPSPAGNVGLREGGMVGALAGFAVAAAPATIAALLFRAVMIIGAGLGLIVASIVHKLMGKPAAQPATD
- a CDS encoding acyl-CoA thioesterase, which produces MRTTFSDLIQNTDPQVERLPDSWKQGRTAYGGLTAALMLVRAQARIDDLPPLRSALINFTGPVSEPPWIETTLLRRGRNVTTMESNGAVDGKTVCTGTFSFGAARDSHLHVDLPAPDTPDPEACELFLGGDSPFIPAFTRNFETRLIAGSRPMSGGTSKRLRCWARHADEASRTGEAALLCLADILPPAALTVMQQIGPVSSMSWICNILRDPETDDGWYQVEAELTAALDGYSSQVMRIWNRRGDLIVEGMQSIAIFA
- a CDS encoding SDR family NAD(P)-dependent oxidoreductase, coding for MTTRTALIIGAGADTGSAIARAFAKEGYHVCVTRRPRNMQQLGVLAGAIRAFGGAATPFGVDARNDTDMAALVEQIESTIGPIEVCVFNIGANVRFEIGDTTPRVFKKVWEMACYAGFLTAHNVLPRMAGRGRGTFIFTGATASLRGGAGFGAFASAKAGLRNLAQSAAREYGPRNVHVAHVVVDGMIDSRFIRENVPSVDSLRARDRILNPDHIAQNYVHLHRQHRDAWTFELDLRPYGETW
- a CDS encoding 2-hydroxychromene-2-carboxylate isomerase translates to MKTLDFYYDFGSPNVYLAWKALSSVEGLTLDLKPALIGGIFKSANNQPPWQAFAGVPAKMQYMMAEIRRFASLYGLIDFRMNPHFPVNTLLAMRTAMVAHEDSVVDRFFPAVQTAMWETGRDIAKPDILAAVLDEAGLPGHAMVDRTQDAAIKQALMEATQAAVARGLFGLPTWFDPAGEMYFGKENCWMFGAEPLTLPESLPQTSLATSPS
- a CDS encoding 2-dehydropantoate 2-reductase; protein product: MSGPDVTILGAGSIGCYLGGRMLQGGGSVRFIGRSRYAEMIAAQGMTLSHYDAAPVTLHDIAFHTDQAALNDATLIALCVKSQATAEAAQMIREQAPKAWVISFQNGVSNLPALRESLPGQRISGAVVPFNVTMPAPGQFHRGTEGDLIIGPDAPDALIDPLRAAGVGLRLVDDIDAHLWAKLLVNLNNALNALSGGPLRDGLVQKDYRRVLIAMIREGLSVAEAEGIDVATFNGRKPEALLRIMAKPDWLYRLIMERVVKIDPTARSSMLDDLEQGRGSELDYLQGEIIRRAKRLGIDVPVNRAVMAATQDAFARKKTPRLSGAQMVDHCL